The Peptoanaerobacter stomatis genome includes the window TTCATACGCTAACGGCTCTTATGCCGCTCATCATGCTCAAAAAAAGTATCTTAAAAGAAAATCTAAATGTGGTAAAAAAGCTATATTACAATCTAATGAACAAGCTAAAAACTATGTTATTGATAGACTTAAGTCTATGTGGACTCCTGAGCAAATATCAGGTAGAGCAAAGTTAGAAAAACAACCTTTTAGTATTTCATATAACACTATTTATAGAGCTGTCCATTCAGGTATTTTACCTATAGATATAAAGAAGAAAATGAGATTTATGAATAAACATAAAAAACGTAAATCTTCTAACGATAACAGAGGTAAAATACCCAACACCATTAATATTTCTCAAAGACCAAATGGATGTACTAACAGAAGCAGATTTGGTCACTTTGAAAGTGATACAGTGCTTGGTATGAGAAAAACAGGTCTACTTGGAACTCACGTAGAAAGAAAGTCAGGTTTTCTTGTAGCTTTTAAGTTAGAAACAAAAACAGATACTGAGTTTAGTTATAAGACCATTCAAGCTTTTGAAAACATACCTAAAAGACTTAAAAAGAGCTTCACAGTAGATAACGGTAAAGAGTTTGCAATGCATGAATACATTAAGGTGGGTGCAAGTGTGTACACTTTTTCTTGTTATCCATACCCTAGTGTCAACTCTCATCTATAGATATGTTCCCACTTAACCTTATTTTCTCTAAAAAAACAAGGCCTACTCTAGGCTACCGATACCTTTTAACGATAGCCTATGAATAAGCCTTTGTTTTCTACACTTTATTTACTTAGTGGGTGCAACTTTTGACATCAATACTACCGTCTCAACTTGCAGTTATCTTCAGTTTTTCTTCGTCTGTTATCTTCGCTTGTTTTCTGTTATTACAGACAATAAATCGAGTAGGAGGCGGTGACTAACCGCCGTCCTCTCACAGCACTGTACGTACGGTTCTCGTATACAGCGCTTTCAATAGTTGACGTGCACAGACTGATATGAAGTGGCTAAATCGTAAAAACCACTGTTTATCAGCCTTTTTTTCGTCATTGCCATGTTTATGGCAACTGTGTGTGTTGTAAACCAATAGCCACGTCTGCTGTTTGCCGTTTTCCAAGCCAAGTCTTTGGGAACTCCCATAGCCCTCAGGTTTCGGTATCTTGTTCTCACACGTTTCCATTGTTTCCATATACACATACGTATTCTGTGATAGAGCCATCCGTTGACATCATCCATGTTATTCTTCATACTTGCAATTCCATAGTAGCTAAGCCAACCTCTTGCATATACCTTGATTCTTTCAAGGCTTGGCTTTATTGACTGACAGCGCTTACGGGAAGAAAGCTCTTTCAGTCTCGACTTAAACTTGTCCCATGACTTTGAATGAACTCGTACATATATACCACTTCCGTTCCTTCCCAATGCAAAGCCAAGGAATTTAAAATTTCGGATTGCAAATACGCTGACAGTACGGCTTTTCTCTCGATTCACTGTAAGTTTCAGCTTCTCCTCTAGGTATCTCGTACTGCTCTCTAAGAGTCTCTCCGATGCCCTTTTGCTTTTCGCAAGAAGCACTATATCATCTACATATCTTATGCATGGGACACCTCTTTTCAAGAACTCCCAGTCGAACTCATTGAGGTAGATATTTGCAAGCAAAGGGGATAGATTCCCTCCTTGTGGCGACCCTTCCTCTGTTTCGGTAACTACTCCATTTTCCATTACGCCACTTTTCAGATACCTCTTGATAAGTTGCACCACACGTTCATCTTTTACGTTCTTACTCAGAAGGTTGATAAGAATCTCGTGGTTTATTGTATCGAAATATTTCGATAAGTCTAGAACTACCGCATACATGTAGCCCTGTTCAGCGTACTCCTTAACCTTAAGTATTGCTCCTTTTGCGTCTCTGTTTGGACGGTATCCATAACTGCCGTCTGCAAAAAGTGGCTCATAGATTGTCACTAGCTGCTGTGTTATCGCCTGTTGAAGTATACGGTCTATCACTGTTGGTATGCCAAGCTTTCGCACACCACCATCCGGTTTAGGAATCTCAACTCGTCTTACCGGAGACGGAGTATACTTTCCACGATAGATACGGGATGTTAACTCTTGTTGATGTTCCCGAAGGTAAGGAAGTGCCTCTTCGATGGTCATCCCATCAACTCCAGGTGCTCCCTTGTTTGCCTTAACCCTCTTATACGCTCTGTTAAAGTTATCCTTATACAGTATCGCTTCCAAGAGCTTCGGCTGTGCACTGTCTCTTTCTTTCCATATCAGATTGAATGATCTGCGCGCTTTTGCATACCCTTCATGTTCCGCACTATCTCTCTGCAAACAGCCACTGCTTTCAGTGTATTCTGCCATGTCTAGTCATTCCTCCTTTCTCAGTCATACTTGGGACTCCTACTGATTCGATCCTTTGTCTCTCGACTACTATGACCTCTGCTGACTTCTGTGTGTTCAACATTGCTTTGGGCAATGATTACCTCTTTCGAGGCATATCACACAGACCTCCCCAGGTACCACACGTTTCTTCCTCTCCATCTATCTGCCTCATTTATCATGCATGATTCCGTGTAGTTATCGGACTTTGGCTTGTTTTGCAGTCTTATCCTCATGCATAACCTCATATGAGATTTCTGTTCGTCAGACCAGAGATTTGCCCATGAGTTAGTATCTTCCTCATATCCAGCTTCCTTCAGATTCGAAGTCACCCTCGACACCCTTGCTTTCGGCTATATCCTTCCCACTACCGGGCGGATTCGGGACTTTAACCCGTTAGAAACGTGCACCGCTGGGCGCACAATTAAAAAGCACCACAGTATTCTAAACTGTAAGTGCTTATATTTATCCATAATTATGACATTTCAAAATGTGTATTTACTACTTTTTTCTATATACAATTACCGCCATAAACACAGGAACCGCCAAAGCTACAACACTCAAGGCTATTTGCCTCCAATTTATTCGTTCTTTCTGAGTCAAAAATGGTGGAATTTTAATCTCGTTTTTCATTTCATCTGTCATTCTTTTAGAATTGTTAATTTCGCTTAAATTTTCATTGTTATTCATTTTATTATCTTTTTTTCATCAAATTCTTCAACTTCCCTAACTTTTGATAATTCTGTTTCCCTTTTCTCAGCATCTTACATCTTTTTATAATGAATAATTTCCTATTTCTTATCTTTCATAAGTATATCAAGTCAACCTGTGGCTACTAATGCAATTGAACCAGCCATGATTGATACTGATGAAACAGCTTTTATCGCTGCAATTTTCTTTTCTATATTTTTAGCATTTTCACTTTTGTATTGTTTTTTTGTTCAATTCATTATACAACAGAATGCCCTATACGTCATTCTTTTATGAAAAAGTTGTAAAGTGGTGTATTTATATAAACTTTCTCTTAATGCTATTATTTTCTCTAGAAACAGTGTACCACCCTTGAAGACTTCAATGATGCATGGGTGAAACGCTGGCTATGACAAATAACCGTCTGGCAAGACCACTTCACAGCAAATCTCAAGTCCGTACTGAAAAGTTATATTGAAGGATAATACCTATATACGCACAAAACCCTCTCGACCTTAGTTGACCGAGAGGGTTGTTTTTTTATTATCATTATTAACACCACGATGATATGGCTCTTTATCTACCCATTTTACACTACCATCTTTATAATGGTATCTCTGTTTTCCTACTGGAACATCTATAACTGGCTTATGCTCTATTCCATATAACTGAACACCTGTATGAAACATATTCAAGCCCCACAGGTCAGAACACTGATATGTCCTGCCTTGCTTGTATTGTTAATCATCAATATTAAGAGATATTCTAATTTCCCCTTCAGTATTATTGCCCGTTACATATACGAACAATACATATAACAAATCACAAATTTTTTCGTAAATACCTTTAGAAGTAATCTCTAATTTTAGGAACGAGAATATCTTTGTATTGTTGTCAGCCATCACTTCAAGATACTTGTAAAGTTCTTGCATTTTGGGATTGTTTAATGACAAGTATTTATTTGTTATCATCGAGTCATTCAAATTACGAAGTCTCATAATTCCAAGAATATACTCTAAACAATACTTTACATTTTCTAAATCGTCCTTTAGCACACGTTCACCTCTTGAACGATATAATGCACTACCAATATAATCTACTGCCTTTGGTAGATAGTTGTTCAGCAACATATCCAAATCTGCATTATAAACGAATTGCTCATTGTGCCATACTGCCTTTGCTAAAATACCTATTGCCTCATAACCTTCAGCCACTTCGCTTAACGTAAACTCCATTAGTTCCTTCTGCATATCATTTGTCAAATCACAAAAGGCACAACCAATTTCATATGGAACATCTATCTCTCCATGTCTATACATTTCCAACAACTCATAGGCCATTTCGTAATAGTCTTTTCCTATATCCTTAGCTGCTAATGAAAGAAGAGTAAACAGTTCTTTTTTATCATTTGGTTCTCTGTATTGATAAAACAGATTGACCCAATTATTAACAGACCTAGCAAAACTTTTCTGGAAATCCGGTGGGCATTCTCTTTCTGCCAACGATCTATTATTGGCAAATAATGTTCTCGTCCATTTTCCATAATAAGCATTTGTAAAAAATCTAGGTGGAACAGGCGTTTTTCCGCCTTCACAAATATTTCTTGCTTTAAATTTTTTCAATGGTTCTGGTCCATCTTCATCATGTATATTTATAGCCTGCAAATTTCCATTTGGTAACTTTCTTACTTCAAATGTAATGTCATTTATTCCAGTATGAAATCTATCGGGCATATCAAACTTCTGATCAATGATAGCTATTGTTTTCATATCTCCATCATAATCAAAATTTACGATACACTGATATCCGCCATTTCTATTTGTAAACCATAAATTATCTCTTGTTCTCGCTTCCCAGAGATTTGATATTCTATATCGCTTTCCACTCTTCTTTTTATCCTCATAAAACTTCGGTTCAATCCAACATGATATTTCTGAGATAGTTTGTGGTGGTATTGAATCTCTATCCCAATCTCTTTGTGACCACTGTACCTTTACATCTTCGCCATCTTTTTCAAAAACAAATTCACCATACCATCTTCCATCTTTATCCTGTTTCATAAATGTATCGGAAATATCAAAAGTATAATAGCCCTCATTCAAAAGTTTAAACTCATCTTCTATTACATCAAATACATTAATCAAATCACCTTTTCTGCCTGGATAACGATGCAGTTCTGCCCACGGTATCTTTGTAGGGAAATCAGGTGCTTCTAAGTCTTCGGCATCATATTTCTCCAATCTGAACCATTTTACTTTTGCTTCCGAAAAACCTGCTGTTTTAGAATCTTTTGGAACAAAAACTAATTCGTATGGCTCTTCTGCCCCATACTGATATGTCATCATCAAACCGCATTCTACATCATGATTAAGTGGAAATGCTGGATTCTTAATAACAGCCTCATATTGCATCTTTCTGGCATTTTCATCTTGGACTAGATTAAAATGGTATTCCTTGCACTTTTTAGGCAAAGTAAATGTTCCCATAATTGGAATGCTTTGTTTTTCCTCAAATCTTGGCTCAACTCTAGCATTTTTAATCAAGTCAAATTTTCCATACATCAGCTTAATCGCTAAAGCAGGCAGGTGGTCATGCCACAATGGGATATCTGTTAATTGTTCTAGTCTTTCTAATTCCTTACACCCCTCCAATGCAGCTTGTTTGCCAATACTGTAATATGGCAAACTTCCTTTATACATTAGATTGTCGACAAGTGAAACAATATGAACATTTGCTCCACGAACAATAGATCTATTGCGCATAAGAAACTCAGCTACCGCATCAGTAATATTTAATTTGAATCGGTCTACTATCTGCTTAATTTCAGATGTTACCTGAAACCATTCACTACCGAAGAATACGCTCAAATTATCTACTCCATCACGCAAACCATCTAAGCCAAGCAATTTATATAATTTCTCTGACTTAGCACAACCTGCTTTGGTTAGAAGGTCAATAATGTTATTATCTATTTCATCTTTAAAAAGAGTAGTCGAAGTAGGATGTCTTTCCCATACAATTCCTTTGTAATCACTTAATTCACTTTCGAGTTTTTCATCATGCTCACCAGCTACTAAAGTAAATGTCACCTCATCATCTATGAGATTTACAACCAAAAGGAAATCTCCTGGTTCAAAATTATTCCTAAAGCTATCGGTTGTTTGATATTTAAAGGCAGTTCCTATACTTAATGGTACATTTCTAACCCTTCTATATACCATTCTAGCTGCTTTATGAACCATACTTAACTGAAGTTCATTGTAAGCGTCCGGAAAAACATAAGTGAATGAATCCGTTACTATATAGTTTTCCATCATATGAACCAAACGTTTCATCTGATCCATGGAACCATTATCCACAGCAAACGGAATTGTATAAGTATCTGTCACCCCAGATATCATTTTGATAGCATTTGAATTATCACACGGAATATAATAATCCCTCTCATCACCATCAATGTCTCTTCCAGTATATCTCTGTTGTAATAATCTTTCTGTTAATTTTTCGTATGATGCATCATCACCTATGTAGCTTGGGTGTAACGAAAATAAGTCAACGACAATATTCTGAAACTTTTGTGCCTCTTTTCTCTGCACCACAGAATTTGTTTTTGGTGACCCTACTCCCAATTTTGTTGCTATTAACTTCACATAAGTATATATTTTATCCTGTGTTACCTCATATTCTTTGTCTTCTTCTTTGCTCACCCTAACAATAAGTTTATTACCTATAAATTCTACATCAATATCTTTCTTTGCAGACTTAAGGTATATATGATTATTGTCCTTACTAATTTGAACTGTATTTCCGTCTCCATCCAAGCAAAATAATTGTTTTTCACACAAATACACTCTATACTCATCATAATCGACCTCTACAGGCTCCTGCGGTATTTGAAGTATTTCTCTGAAATAAACTAACAATTCAACAAAAAATATAGTTGCTAAACGCTCTCCCATATAATCAGAATCATTTTGTATGCGTTCATCTAATTTTTTCATTTCATTCCACGCATGCCATATTTTTTTATAATTCTGATCTGAAAGAAGGGTATTATTAGGCGGTAAATTTTCCCATCTTCTTACTTCTGCAATATCATCTCGTCTTAAGAAGACTGCCAATTCGTCACGCATGTCTTCTTCTTCAGCTATCTGTCGTTGATCAATTTCTCCTAAACTCTCCAACTTAGTATTTAGCTGTTCAAATATCTCCTTTGCAAAAGCAACAAATAGTCTGTTTTCTGCCGTATCAAAGCTCATTCTTCTTTGAACAGCCATGATAGAATTACCAGCCGAAGAAACTTTCTGTCTGATTGTTCTTCCGGATTGTCTACTCAACCAATTCAGACCGTAGCTATTAATCTCTCTAACTTTGTACACAGGCATCTGAACATTTTCACGAATAATCTTTTCGCGCATATTTTCATTCAGGTGCCTAAAGGCCAAGTCCGAATCATCCACAATACTAGAAAGTGCATCCTTCAAGGTATGTATATTAGACATTTTGTCCGCATTCTGTTCTACCATTTTTTTCAGACTATAATCGAGAGTATCTTCCTCCATATAATCTAATATTCTAATTATCCAATTTTGAATAAACAGTAACAGTTTTGCCTCTTTTTTAA containing:
- a CDS encoding IS30 family transposase, producing the protein MSHYTHLSIEEREKSRVMLEQGSSIRAIARILGRSPSTISREFNRNSYANGSYAAHHAQKKYLKRKSKCGKKAILQSNEQAKNYVIDRLKSMWTPEQISGRAKLEKQPFSISYNTIYRAVHSGILPIDIKKKMRFMNKHKKRKSSNDNRGKIPNTINISQRPNGCTNRSRFGHFESDTVLGMRKTGLLGTHVERKSGFLVAFKLETKTDTEFSYKTIQAFENIPKRLKKSFTVDNGKEFAMHEYIKVGASVYTFSCYPYPSVNSHL
- the ltrA gene encoding group II intron reverse transcriptase/maturase — translated: MAEYTESSGCLQRDSAEHEGYAKARRSFNLIWKERDSAQPKLLEAILYKDNFNRAYKRVKANKGAPGVDGMTIEEALPYLREHQQELTSRIYRGKYTPSPVRRVEIPKPDGGVRKLGIPTVIDRILQQAITQQLVTIYEPLFADGSYGYRPNRDAKGAILKVKEYAEQGYMYAVVLDLSKYFDTINHEILINLLSKNVKDERVVQLIKRYLKSGVMENGVVTETEEGSPQGGNLSPLLANIYLNEFDWEFLKRGVPCIRYVDDIVLLAKSKRASERLLESSTRYLEEKLKLTVNREKSRTVSVFAIRNFKFLGFALGRNGSGIYVRVHSKSWDKFKSRLKELSSRKRCQSIKPSLERIKVYARGWLSYYGIASMKNNMDDVNGWLYHRIRMCIWKQWKRVRTRYRNLRAMGVPKDLAWKTANSRRGYWFTTHTVAINMAMTKKRLINSGFYDLATSYQSVHVNY
- a CDS encoding DUF2357 domain-containing protein, translated to MRQIDNYEQFCKAFGSDDNELKKEAKLLLFIQNWIIRILDYMEEDTLDYSLKKMVEQNADKMSNIHTLKDALSSIVDDSDLAFRHLNENMREKIIRENVQMPVYKVREINSYGLNWLSRQSGRTIRQKVSSAGNSIMAVQRRMSFDTAENRLFVAFAKEIFEQLNTKLESLGEIDQRQIAEEEDMRDELAVFLRRDDIAEVRRWENLPPNNTLLSDQNYKKIWHAWNEMKKLDERIQNDSDYMGERLATIFFVELLVYFREILQIPQEPVEVDYDEYRVYLCEKQLFCLDGDGNTVQISKDNNHIYLKSAKKDIDVEFIGNKLIVRVSKEEDKEYEVTQDKIYTYVKLIATKLGVGSPKTNSVVQRKEAQKFQNIVVDLFSLHPSYIGDDASYEKLTERLLQQRYTGRDIDGDERDYYIPCDNSNAIKMISGVTDTYTIPFAVDNGSMDQMKRLVHMMENYIVTDSFTYVFPDAYNELQLSMVHKAARMVYRRVRNVPLSIGTAFKYQTTDSFRNNFEPGDFLLVVNLIDDEVTFTLVAGEHDEKLESELSDYKGIVWERHPTSTTLFKDEIDNNIIDLLTKAGCAKSEKLYKLLGLDGLRDGVDNLSVFFGSEWFQVTSEIKQIVDRFKLNITDAVAEFLMRNRSIVRGANVHIVSLVDNLMYKGSLPYYSIGKQAALEGCKELERLEQLTDIPLWHDHLPALAIKLMYGKFDLIKNARVEPRFEEKQSIPIMGTFTLPKKCKEYHFNLVQDENARKMQYEAVIKNPAFPLNHDVECGLMMTYQYGAEEPYELVFVPKDSKTAGFSEAKVKWFRLEKYDAEDLEAPDFPTKIPWAELHRYPGRKGDLINVFDVIEDEFKLLNEGYYTFDISDTFMKQDKDGRWYGEFVFEKDGEDVKVQWSQRDWDRDSIPPQTISEISCWIEPKFYEDKKKSGKRYRISNLWEARTRDNLWFTNRNGGYQCIVNFDYDGDMKTIAIIDQKFDMPDRFHTGINDITFEVRKLPNGNLQAINIHDEDGPEPLKKFKARNICEGGKTPVPPRFFTNAYYGKWTRTLFANNRSLAERECPPDFQKSFARSVNNWVNLFYQYREPNDKKELFTLLSLAAKDIGKDYYEMAYELLEMYRHGEIDVPYEIGCAFCDLTNDMQKELMEFTLSEVAEGYEAIGILAKAVWHNEQFVYNADLDMLLNNYLPKAVDYIGSALYRSRGERVLKDDLENVKYCLEYILGIMRLRNLNDSMITNKYLSLNNPKMQELYKYLEVMADNNTKIFSFLKLEITSKGIYEKICDLLYVLFVYVTGNNTEGEIRISLNIDD